The Betaproteobacteria bacterium genome includes the window TGGCGAGCAGACGTGTATGCTCCAGCGCCACCACGGTTGCGGAGATCGGCTCGCCGTCCACCGCGGACATCTCGCCGACGCATTCGCCGGCCTCGATGACGGTGTGCAGGGGCGCATCGGTCCCGGCGAGATGAACGCTGACACGGCCGCGCAGCACGACGAAAATCTCCTTGCTCGGTGCGTCTCCCTGCGTGAGCAGGGTCTGCTTCTCGCGCAGGTCACACACTGCGCAGTCGCCCAGCAGATGCTCGATCAGTTCGATGTCGACGGCGCGAAACAGGCGGGAGGCAGCCAGTGCCTGCCAGTCGGCCTCGGTAAGTGAGTTGTTCATGGTTGCGTTGGAACCCGCGCCGTCTCGACGGACGCGGGCAGGCGGGATACGTCGGTGGAATATAGCCCGAAACCCGACCTCGCGATAGCCTCGCAGCGGCTTCCCGACGAGCCCTTGCCGATGGCGCTCAGGAAATCGGCGCCGGCTCGACGCGAACCGGAAACGCCTGGTGGAAGCGAAGCTCGTGCGAGTCTTCCACGTCGACGTCGATTTCCCCGCTCTGCCTGGGGATGAAGTTGAAGCGCAGGTACGGATCCTCGGAGATGCTGAAATCCATGTCGGCGGAGAGCAGGGTGGCCCCGGCGTAGGTGACCTTCACCTTCGACACGAAGTGCGAGGGGATGTACATCACCGTGATCTGGTTCAACTCGAAGCCGGTGTTGTTCGGGTGGCTGATCTGGAGCTGGACCGGGCTCATCTGATGTGCGACGAGCCGGTCGGCGAGGCGCAGCCGGATCTTGCCGAGGTCGGCCGCCTGCTGCGCCTGATCCTTGTTGGGCGGCTGGGTACAACCGCCCGAGATCTTGGCGTAGCGCGAAGCCATGTGCAGCTGCCCGTCCGACAGCTCCGCGATGACGCGAACATGGCCGTATTCCTGGACGCGGATGCGCGTTTCCAGTTCCGCCATGCCGACTTCCGGAGAAAACTCCCAGGTCGCGCCGACCGGGGAGGGATTCTTGTCGACCACGAGGTAGAGGCGCTGGATGTAGAGCTCGGGTCGCTGCGGCATGCTCGTGCGGATGGCGATCGGGACGGTCGCGCCGAACGCCTGGCGGCGCGGCATCTCCAGGGTGACCACCGAGCCCGAATCGAAGATCGGCCGATCCTGGAAGAGCACCTTGCGGATCTTGAGCCATTCCTCCGTGGGGGCGTTGTCGGCGGCATCGAGCGGCAGGCCACCCGGGGCCGCTCGACTC containing:
- a CDS encoding quinoprotein dehydrogenase-associated SoxYZ-like carrier codes for the protein MVAAVRAFACLLGLSVVILSATLATSRAAPGGLPLDAADNAPTEEWLKIRKVLFQDRPIFDSGSVVTLEMPRRQAFGATVPIAIRTSMPQRPELYIQRLYLVVDKNPSPVGATWEFSPEVGMAELETRIRVQEYGHVRVIAELSDGQLHMASRYAKISGGCTQPPNKDQAQQAADLGKIRLRLADRLVAHQMSPVQLQISHPNNTGFELNQITVMYIPSHFVSKVKVTYAGATLLSADMDFSISEDPYLRFNFIPRQSGEIDVDVEDSHELRFHQAFPVRVEPAPIS